ACTCGGCAGGGCTGATTTTGGCATGTCCTTCGGCAACACTGTTGATGATGCGCACGGCTTCGAAGAGCTGGGCGATGGCCACCGGGCTGTTGAAATCGTCGCACATGGCATCCCATGCGGCTTGCTGCAGTTTGTCGATGCCCAGTTGGGGCGCATCGGGACTGGCCTGCAAAGTGTTGAGTGTTTTTCCGGCTTCGGTCAGGCGTGCAAGGCCTTTTTCGGCAGCCTGAAGCGCCTCGTTGCCGAAGTCGAGGGTGCTGCGGTAGTGGGCCTGCAGGATGAAGAACCGGATGGTCATGGGGCTGTAAGCCTGAGCCAGGAGGGGGTGGTTGCCGGCAAATATATCATCGAGGCTCATGGCATTGCCCAGCGATTTGCCCATCTTTTGCCCGTTGATGGTGATCATGTTGTTGTGCATCCAGTAGCGCACAGGACTTTTGCCGTTGGCGATGGTGCTTTGGGCAATTTCCGATTCGTGATGGGGAAAAAGCAGGTCCATGCCTCCTCCGTGGATGTCGAATTGTTCGCCCAGGTATTTGCATCCCATGGCCGAGCATTCGAGGTGCCAGCCCGGAAAACCTTCGCCCCAGGGAGAAGGCCACCGCATAATGTGTTCTGGATCAGCCTTTTTCCAGAGGGCAAAGTCGGCGCTGCTGCGTTTTTCGCTCTGGCCGGCCAGCTCGCGCGTGTTGCTGATGAGCTCTTCCAGCCTGCGGCCTGACAGCACACCGTAGTTGTGGCTGCGATTGTAGCGCTCCACGTCGAAATACACCGAACCGTTGACCTCGTAGGCATAGCCTTTCTCAAGAATACGCCTGACCATCTCGATCTGTTCGATGATGTGGCCCGAAGCATGCGGCTCAATGGATGGCCTGAGCACGTTGAGCTGGTCCATATTTTTGTGATAACGCACGGTGTAGTGCTGCACCACTTCCATGGGTTCGAGCTGCTCGAGCCGGGCTTTGCGGGCCACCTTGTCTTCGCCCTCGTCGGCATCGTTTTCAAGGTGACCCACATCGGTGATGTTGCGCACGTAACGCACCTTGTAGCCCAAAGCACCCAGAAAACGGTAAACAAGGTCGAAAGTAACGGCCGGCCTGGCATGACCCAGATGGGCATCGCCATACACCGTCGGGCCGCACACATACATGCCAACCCTACCGGGTACCAACGGCCGGAATAACTCCTTTTTTCTGGTTAAAGTGTTGTAAATGAATAGCTTATGTTCTTTTCCCTGATCCTGCATCCCTGCTTCATTTTTCGTTTGCAAAGTAACGAAAAATTGCGCTTTGGCCCTTTGGACATCCTTGTAAGGCTCAGCGCTTTGGCCTACCTTTGCTGTTTAATTGTTAATCGTTTCACAAAATGGAAAGAATTCTGGTTATTGGCTGTTCCGGACAGATCGGCTCGGAGCTTACGCTGGCTTTGCGGAAAACTTATGGCAACAAAAATGTGTTTGCCACCGATATCAAGCAGCCCCCCGCCGACATTCTAGAGACCGGTCCGTTCTATCTGCTCGACGTGCTCGACTACAACAACCTGCTGCACTTTGCCGTGCGTTTCAAAATCACTCAGGTTTACAACCTGGCGGCCGTGCTTTCGGGCAATGCGGAAAAGATTCCGCAACAGGCCTGGGACATCAATATGCGTGCCCTGATGAATACCCTTGAGCTGGCCCGTGATTCGGATGCCAAAAAACTGTTCTGGCCCAGCTCAATCGCAGTGTTCGGGCCAACCACACCCAGGCAAAACACACCCCAACTCACGGTGATGGAGCCCAACACGGTCTATGGCATCAGCAAGCTGGCCGGCGAACGCTGGGGAGAGTATTATTACCGGCGCTATGGAGTGGACTTCCGCAGCCTGCGCTATCCCGGCCTGATCAGCTACAAAACCGAGGCAGGTGGCGGAACCACCGACTATGCCGTCGAGATTTATTACGAAGCCATACGCAACAACCGCTATACCTGCTTCCTGCGCGAAGACACAGCCCTTCCGATGATGTTTATGGAAGACGCCATCAATGCCACCATCCGTTTGATGGAAGCCGACCCGGACAAACTCTCGCTGAGATCGAGCTACAATGTGGGTGGGATGAGCTTTACCCCAAAAGATGTGGCTGCCGCCATCCGCAAACATAAGCCTGATTTTCAGATAACCTACGAGCCCGACTTCCGCCAGGCCATAGCCGACAGCTGGCCCGCCAGCATCGACGACAGTGTGGCCCGCCGCGACTGGGGCCTGTCCGACAGCTACAACCTCGACTCTATGACCGAGGTGATGCTCCGCGAAATTGGAAAAAAACTTGCCAGCCAGGATTAAAGCATCGAAAATGAGTATAGAAAGACTAATTACCGTTGAAGAGCCTACGGCCGAAAAGCTCAACGCAATGGGCGTGCACAGCTGGCCCGTCTGGACGAAAGAGGAAAGCGATTTTCCCTGGTTTTACGACGAAACCGAGGTGTGCTATATCCTCGAAGGCCACATCATCGTAACGCCCGAAGGCGGCGAACCCGTCGAAATCCTGCCCGGACAACTGGTTACCTTTCACAAAGGGCTGGCATGCCGCTGGCAAATCCTCAAAGCGGTCAGGAAGCATTACGACTTTCCTTCCTGATTGGCAGAGTAAATTTGCCTGAGGCGCCCTTTTGCCGGGCCACATTCGAACACTGTTGAAAGTTGATTGTTTAAGGTCAAAATGTTCTACCATGTGGACCACCGAAAACAATCAGCTCGTCAGGAACTTTGTATTCGACGATTTCGTCCAGGCTTTTGCCTTCATGACAAAAGTGGCTTTTGTGGCTGAGAAGATGAACCATCACCCCGAATGGACCAATGTGTACAACCGGGTGACCATCAGGCTCAGCACGCACGATGCCGGCAATGTGGTGACCGACAAAGACCTGCGGCTGGCCGAAGCAATAGACAGGCTCCTCTGAATTATGCTTTACGGTCGTTCTCCGGTTTTTCGGCCTGCAGAAATGCAATGGTCGAACGGACAAGGGCTTCGAGCACATTCAGGTCGATGTCTGCCAGCTTTTTAATGTAGATGCAGCCTTTGCCCATTTTGAATTTTCCGAGCTTTTGCAGCAGCTCATCCTGAAAGTTGTTGTAAGGAATGTTGACATACAAAGTGAGCGCCGCTTTGCGGGGCGAAAATGCGACCAAAGGCATGTCGCCCTCGTGGCCGCTGGCATATCTGTAATGGTATGTGCCAAATCCGATGATGGATGGCCCCCACATCACCGGTTCGTGCCCCGACCAGATTTGCATCAGCTTCACAAGTGCATGGCTGTCTGCTTTCTTCTGCGCACTGTCGGCGAATGCCTCAATAAACGCGCTCACATTTGCCCCTGTGGGTTTGGTTTTGTTTTCAGCCATTGCTGACTAATCGACTTGAATTAGTGGTGGATTCAGGTGCAAAAATCGATCAATTAACCTCAAAATCTGATTCGGGTGCATATTCAATATAGACAACTCACACGACTTGAGCCAAACGCAAGTGTT
This window of the Bacteroidota bacterium genome carries:
- a CDS encoding cysteine--tRNA ligase: MQDQGKEHKLFIYNTLTRKKELFRPLVPGRVGMYVCGPTVYGDAHLGHARPAVTFDLVYRFLGALGYKVRYVRNITDVGHLENDADEGEDKVARKARLEQLEPMEVVQHYTVRYHKNMDQLNVLRPSIEPHASGHIIEQIEMVRRILEKGYAYEVNGSVYFDVERYNRSHNYGVLSGRRLEELISNTRELAGQSEKRSSADFALWKKADPEHIMRWPSPWGEGFPGWHLECSAMGCKYLGEQFDIHGGGMDLLFPHHESEIAQSTIANGKSPVRYWMHNNMITINGQKMGKSLGNAMSLDDIFAGNHPLLAQAYSPMTIRFFILQAHYRSTLDFGNEALQAAEKGLARLTEAGKTLNTLQASPDAPQLGIDKLQQAAWDAMCDDFNSPVAIAQLFEAVRIINSVAEGHAKISPAELQTLQQFYHTFTSEILGLTEENAGRKDEKIIEGLMETILELRQEARSRKDFATSDKIRDRLASLNIVVKDGKEGSKWQFRL
- a CDS encoding NAD-dependent epimerase/dehydratase family protein, translated to MERILVIGCSGQIGSELTLALRKTYGNKNVFATDIKQPPADILETGPFYLLDVLDYNNLLHFAVRFKITQVYNLAAVLSGNAEKIPQQAWDINMRALMNTLELARDSDAKKLFWPSSIAVFGPTTPRQNTPQLTVMEPNTVYGISKLAGERWGEYYYRRYGVDFRSLRYPGLISYKTEAGGGTTDYAVEIYYEAIRNNRYTCFLREDTALPMMFMEDAINATIRLMEADPDKLSLRSSYNVGGMSFTPKDVAAAIRKHKPDFQITYEPDFRQAIADSWPASIDDSVARRDWGLSDSYNLDSMTEVMLREIGKKLASQD
- a CDS encoding cupin domain-containing protein, with the protein product MSIERLITVEEPTAEKLNAMGVHSWPVWTKEESDFPWFYDETEVCYILEGHIIVTPEGGEPVEILPGQLVTFHKGLACRWQILKAVRKHYDFPS
- a CDS encoding 4a-hydroxytetrahydrobiopterin dehydratase; translation: MWTTENNQLVRNFVFDDFVQAFAFMTKVAFVAEKMNHHPEWTNVYNRVTIRLSTHDAGNVVTDKDLRLAEAIDRLL
- a CDS encoding DUF1801 domain-containing protein; this encodes MAENKTKPTGANVSAFIEAFADSAQKKADSHALVKLMQIWSGHEPVMWGPSIIGFGTYHYRYASGHEGDMPLVAFSPRKAALTLYVNIPYNNFQDELLQKLGKFKMGKGCIYIKKLADIDLNVLEALVRSTIAFLQAEKPENDRKA